The Salmo trutta chromosome 27, fSalTru1.1, whole genome shotgun sequence genome includes the window GCTAGAATCTTGTATTGCAGAGGaaggcaaccctggtcctggagtgctgcAGGCACTTCATGTGTTTGATTTAACCGACCTGGAAGACCAGTGTGTTGAATTTATGCAATCACTGAACTTATCAATTAGCTCGGTTGATCAGGTGTGGCGCCTAGTTGTAACAAAATCCTGTTATATGtgtggcactccaggaacagggatgcCTACCCCTGTTGTTTGTATATTGGACCATGTTTGTAATTATTTATGGTAAACCACAGAAAGAGAAGCTGCTTATTAAAATGAACTTAACTGGGAAGCAGAAAGAGCATTGTCACATTCTAACTGAATTGCATTTGTAATTCTGCAGCAGACTATTTCTGCCTTTTTCTGATTAAATCCAATATTTTGAGAAATAGAAAGTTAATTGATGTACACTTATTAGGCTTTAGGTTAGCTTACAGTCACAATACTGTTTTTGTTTAATGCACATTGTTTTAATGTATTTAATAATTAAAAGTCATGTGACAGAAACAAACTGCTGTGTCCAACCATCTTTATGTGTATGCCATGAACAGTTTATTGAAAAAGGCATGTCATTACATTAGTTACCCAGCAGTTGCAAAACAGCATGCATCATATATGAGCCTGCTGCCTCTGTAATGTCCAAAGGGCCAAAGTTAATGTTTTGTATTGGATGCTGTACCtgaccaggtttaggtgtaggtttATTTTCCCTTCattatacattttaaattgaATGTCAATGTCAGTTCATGAATTTACTCCTCCCAAGTACATAGGTTTCAAAACCCACAAGACATGCTTCACAGAGGTTTCATGCGCCTCCCTCCTGGTAGTTATCTTCCTGCTGGGGGTTTGTGGGAATTGGGTGGTATTCTCGATTGCTGGTCTCAAGATGAAGAAGACCGTCAACACCAACTGTTACCTCAGCCTGCCCATCTCCGACTTCATATTCTGTGCCTGTCTCCCCTTCAACATCATCTACATGGTAGCAAAAGACTGTATCTTTGGGCTGTTCATGTGCATGTTCACCTCTTTCACGATGTTCCTTAACATGTTCAGCAGCATCTTCCTCCTGGTCATCATGAGTGTTGACCGTTATGTACTGGTCGTATATCCAGTTTGGGCCCAAAACCAGTGTACCGTGAGGATGGCCTCTGCAGTTTTGGTCCTTGCCTGGGTCATCTCTGTTGCACTCAGCATTGCCTCCATAATGTTTTGTCAGGTCACCACAGACTACACAACAACATACTTTAACAACTACCCATCCCAAAATAGCCACCTAATCAGCAGCTTTGTGCTCCCGCTTCTCCTAATCATCTTCTGCTTCTCTGTCATCCCCCTGCAACTGAGGACCAACAGGACGACCATGTCCTCCAAGTCCTTTAGAGTCATGACTGCCCTGATAGCCATGTTCCTCATCGGCTGGCTGCCCTACCATGTCTTCATTATACTGCAATCCGGAGCCAGGGATCAAGCTTATCTAACTGTTATTCATGAAGGTCTGAAGATATGATGGACTAAATACATACTAACCAACGTCTGGTGTACTTTTACTACCATACAACATTTATTTCAGATTGCATGTTTATTTGGAATCGCAGTCCTTTACTTCCATTCTATTACCTTATTTATTGGGTATAATCACATTACATTCATTCCATACAAAATACATTCAAATGTGACACCCCTTTTGAGATAGTGCTAGCCTGTCAATGaaagcaaaaaacactcaaagttAAAGTCCTATGTCAAAAATAGAAGAAATAGCTCCCATTTACTTGTTGCATTATAAATATATTCATTTTGTTGCACATACTATAAAAATATATGTGTATATTTTGGAAGGAATTTTTTCTTTCATTGCACTCTTTCTACATGTGACCAATAGAGACACGCGCACATTATACATCAGTCAACATAAAGTGCTGGGTGTACAAAATCAAATGCTTCACTTGCAGATTATTTTGATGTATTTTAGCTTTCTATTCTCTGTTGCGCAGTACCTATGGCTGGGACTATTATATAGCTCGTTTTGCGATACCAAAGCAATCTAGAAAATGGGGTGTGTCACTTTCAGCATTACTCACCTTCAACAAAAATGATCAGGGATTGTATGTCAAGAAAAAAAAGCATTGAGGGGAAAACTCTAATTTCAAATCATCTATAACTTGAATAAATGCCTTTTGGGCCTTTAGGGTAGTAAGCGTTCAGCTACAGTACATGGTACAGCTGTattaaccttacagtgaaacactTTTTGGATCATATTCAAGTTAAATAAGTGAAGACAAATATTTAAATAATGAACCTTCATTATCTCTTAGTTATGAAGTCCCTCAGCGACACAATATTCATTTTGATTGATTTTGGTGCGTTTGAGTAATTATTGGCAGGCAAATTTGACTGCCCCCCCATAAAAAGGTATACTTTGAAGTGTTAAACTCTCTGGGTATGCTTGATAACTCCACAGTCTTGATCTAATGTGCCTCAACCACACAGTGAGGTGGCATACTATTATTGATTGTTAACCCTGCCTCTTCCCAGCCTGTATTGAAATCTATGAGCCAAATGGAAATCTGTGTGTCCTCAAACGTTCGATCAGTGCATTGCACTGACACAATATTTGTAATAATTGCATAACAACATCCTTGGTATTTTGTTCCATAAGCTAGAACACTCTTGACACTAGTGTGTCTGATGATGCATTAAGCGGACTGTTTAATATCAAATATCATCAATAATATATTCACATTACCAATAATATTTGATATTAGTAATCATTTTATTTTCCCTACATTTCAACTTAAAGCCAACAGTCAGCTGACAGAAAAGGCACCACATTATAATTTTGCTTCAAACCACCATTATAAGGAAAGCAGCAAGTTCTgcagagtcatttagcagaagtgGTAGTTTCAAAATAGCACTGTTTGCAGAAAACTACGttcaataaatccacaataaATGTATCATGCGCAATGTGTCTGGCTGACCACATCTGAGGAGACCAAGGATGAGCAAGCTGTCGATGAGTCGAGG containing:
- the LOC115164434 gene encoding C3a anaphylatoxin chemotactic receptor-like, with the translated sequence MSMSVHEFTPPKYIGFKTHKTCFTEVSCASLLVVIFLLGVCGNWVVFSIAGLKMKKTVNTNCYLSLPISDFIFCACLPFNIIYMVAKDCIFGLFMCMFTSFTMFLNMFSSIFLLVIMSVDRYVLVVYPVWAQNQCTVRMASAVLVLAWVISVALSIASIMFCQVTTDYTTTYFNNYPSQNSHLISSFVLPLLLIIFCFSVIPLQLRTNRTTMSSKSFRVMTALIAMFLIGWLPYHVFIILQSGARDQAYLTVIHEGLKI